The following DNA comes from Triticum aestivum cultivar Chinese Spring chromosome 3D, IWGSC CS RefSeq v2.1, whole genome shotgun sequence.
CATTGTCTCCACCACCAAATGGTAATGCAGAAAGAAGACCACCACGTTTCCCAGCATCATATGCCTCCGAGTAGCGGACAACTCTTCCCCCAGCAGACCCCACGGCATAGTCCACCCTGCCAACCCCATCGGCGGCATGCTTCTCTATTTCCCTCATGACGATCTCCCTGGCCAACGCAAGGACCTGATCCAGATCAACCTCAGCGCCAGAGTTGGAGCCTAGGCTCTCCTTGAACTCATCCAGGAATGCTTCAAACTGGTCCTTCCTAAGGAACTCCATCCGCCTGAGCCCGCCCAGCGCGTCGTTCAGCTCGTCGGTCCTGGCGTCCAGCAGGTTGAGCTGTCCCTCGATGGCAAGCCTCTTctcctccagcagcgccgcgaGCTCGCCCCGAGCGGCCCCAACCTCGCCGTCGATCTTGCGGTCCACGGCCTCGAGCTGCACCTTCAGCGCCCCGaaggcgcgggcgagggaggcctCGACGTCGTTGATACGGGCAGTGTAACCCGCGAGCGCAGCGTCGTCGGGCTGCGCGAGAGGGGCTGGGTGCGCCCAGCGCCAGGCCTGGTCCCCCAGGTAAAGGAGCACGGCTAGGAGGGCTGCGTTCTTGGCGGCGACGCTTAGCGCGGTCTGCCACCTCGGCCGACCGGAGGACGACAACCCCCTCTTCCGCCGCGCCTGGGACAggggcgcagcggcggcggcggcagcggcagcggtgc
Coding sequences within:
- the LOC123078138 gene encoding SUN domain-containing protein 1; translated protein: MASPSISAAAVASPVTPVALDPSPVASRPPAATAPVRKRPVLLLDQRPHPSTPTSRTAAAAAAAAAPLSQARRKRGLSSSGRPRWQTALSVAAKNAALLAVLLYLGDQAWRWAHPAPLAQPDDAALAGYTARINDVEASLARAFGALKVQLEAVDRKIDGEVGAARGELAALLEEKRLAIEGQLNLLDARTDELNDALGGLRRMEFLRKDQFEAFLDEFKESLGSNSGAEVDLDQVLALAREIVMREIEKHAADGVGRVDYAVGSAGGRVVRYSEAYDAGKRGGLLSALPFGGGDNGDQSQKILQPSFGEPGQCFPLKGSSGFVEIQLRKGIIPEAITLEHVSKDVAYDMSTAPKDCRLSGWYQGTHTETPPNHAAEMYALTEFTYDLAKNNIQTFDITAPDVGVVNMVRLDFTSNHGSSALTCIYRIRVHGHEPVTPVIASPLP